In Zingiber officinale cultivar Zhangliang chromosome 1A, Zo_v1.1, whole genome shotgun sequence, a genomic segment contains:
- the LOC121996309 gene encoding uncharacterized protein LOC121996309 produces MKDLKLVGLKSHDCHTLMQQLLPIAVRGVLPKHVKNAITRKKVNYKVKEARQTYTLTVFLKKDMRSSVLCDDDVINRAILWKRGRLNKAGEFVGDELKQTVNKIDDYIVQKKDGKLSFTKPFKDILMKALNSNEHGGRVRGIGANVTPSSFFKVARGKVQIDKDAYDRQHKEFKEAKAMLFEQG; encoded by the exons atgaaggacctaaaactggttggtcttaaatcacatgactGCCACACCTTAATGCAACAGTTGCTTCCAATTGCCGTCCGTGGTGTTCTGCCCAAGCATGTCAAAAATGCTAtcacaag AAAAAAAGTGAACTACAAAGTCAAAGAAGCAAGGCAAACTTATACCCTCACCGTCTTTCTCAAAAAGGATATGCGG tccagtgttttatgtgatgacgATGTGATAAACAGAGCCATCCTCTGGAAGAGAGGGCGACTCAACAAAGCAGGGGAATTTGTTGGTgatgagttgaagcaaacagtgaataagatt gatgattatattgtccaaaagaaggatggtaagCTGTCCTTTACCAAACCATTTAAAGATATTCTCATgaaggccttgaattctaacgaacatggtggacgtgtgagaggcataggagcaaatgtcactccatcatccttcttcaaggttgctagagggaaggtgcaaattgataaggATGCCTATGATAGGCAACATaaagagtttaaggaggcaaaagctatgcttttTGAGCAAGGTTAA